The Methyloferula stellata AR4 genome includes a window with the following:
- a CDS encoding glycosyltransferase family 4 protein — MQRRIFIDLSDLIVYAANFDNISGIQRIEIELIKLILDQYESIGIINAFEPNSARLKAIIEQSLGDERLLLSRLNDAFSYCNAGPKHQGRKSPRMFFKMLARDISRLFGSRLPNLESGDIVLVPGGFSFDRFLVGFYERLAAKGVRLVFFVQDVLPITRAEFLSGKGDVFALNFPIPAKIITTTHYTVEDFGRAYQIVMKAPCRAALEVIGLVHQFPGVPRNAKPDEPSQRLTDMLQGRPFVLCVGTVEIRKNHLRLLEAWRALKSEFGAALPVLVVAGRRGWKAEAALAFLDHAAENNDPVCLVEKPSDDELKWLYASCTFSVLPSLFEGWGLPVGESLWFGKVCAASRATSVPEVGRDLCVYFDPDSVEEMKAAIRQLLDSAVRKTYEDKIRAATLRTWADVASDLIAVLLKMAETPV; from the coding sequence ATGCAAAGACGAATTTTCATCGATCTCTCCGATCTCATCGTATATGCGGCGAATTTCGATAATATCTCCGGCATTCAACGCATCGAGATCGAGCTCATCAAACTCATTCTCGATCAATATGAATCGATCGGGATCATCAATGCCTTCGAGCCCAATTCGGCGCGATTGAAAGCGATCATCGAGCAGTCCCTCGGCGACGAGAGACTGCTTCTTTCAAGATTGAACGACGCTTTTTCCTATTGCAACGCTGGGCCGAAACATCAGGGCCGCAAATCGCCCCGCATGTTTTTCAAAATGCTCGCGCGGGATATATCGCGGCTCTTCGGCTCAAGACTGCCGAACCTCGAGAGCGGCGACATCGTCCTCGTGCCCGGCGGTTTCAGCTTCGACCGTTTCCTTGTGGGCTTTTACGAGCGGCTTGCCGCGAAAGGCGTGCGCCTCGTTTTTTTCGTTCAGGACGTCTTGCCCATCACGCGCGCCGAGTTCTTGTCCGGCAAGGGCGATGTCTTTGCCTTGAACTTTCCTATTCCGGCGAAAATCATCACGACCACGCATTACACGGTGGAGGATTTCGGCCGCGCCTATCAGATCGTGATGAAGGCGCCATGCCGCGCGGCGCTGGAGGTCATCGGCCTCGTCCATCAATTCCCCGGCGTGCCGCGCAATGCGAAGCCGGATGAGCCGTCGCAACGCCTGACCGACATGTTGCAGGGCCGGCCTTTCGTGCTTTGCGTGGGCACGGTCGAAATCCGCAAGAACCATCTCAGGCTTTTGGAAGCTTGGCGGGCTTTGAAATCGGAATTCGGCGCGGCGCTGCCCGTGCTCGTCGTCGCCGGACGGCGCGGGTGGAAGGCCGAAGCGGCTCTCGCTTTTCTCGACCATGCGGCTGAAAACAACGATCCCGTTTGCCTGGTCGAGAAGCCTTCGGATGACGAGCTCAAATGGCTCTATGCGTCCTGCACATTTTCGGTTCTGCCGAGCCTCTTTGAAGGCTGGGGCCTTCCGGTCGGCGAAAGCCTTTGGTTCGGCAAAGTGTGTGCGGCCTCGCGCGCGACGTCGGTTCCGGAAGTCGGCCGCGATCTCTGTGTCTATTTCGATCCCGATTCCGTCGAAGAGATGAAAGCGGCGATCCGGCAATTGCTCGATTCCGCCGTCCGCAAGACTTACGAGGATAAGATCCGCGCTGCGACCTTGCGGACCTGGGCCGATGTCGCAAGCGATCTGATCGCGGTGCTTTTGAAAATGGCGGAGACGCCAGTCTAG
- a CDS encoding PsiF family protein, whose product MKIAHVLTCTLLLSFAATPFALAETATTAATTTTDDAKKAKSKECSTEADAKGLHGKERKKFREQCKHAK is encoded by the coding sequence ATGAAAATTGCTCATGTGTTGACCTGCACCCTCCTTCTTTCCTTTGCCGCGACGCCTTTCGCTTTGGCCGAGACTGCGACGACAGCCGCGACGACGACCACCGACGATGCGAAGAAGGCGAAATCCAAGGAATGTTCAACTGAGGCGGACGCTAAGGGCCTGCACGGCAAAGAGCGCAAGAAGTTCCGCGAGCAGTGCAAGCACGCAAAGTAA
- a CDS encoding ArsR/SmtB family transcription factor, protein MPQSEGAPFDIVLAALAAAGEATRLRLVALLSEVELTVSELVTILGQSQPRVSRHLKLLVEAGLVERHREGAWAFFHVPHGGAGASLVRDILARFKGDDPVLTADRARLQEVRHARAEQAARYFAAQAGNWDRLRAMHVAEEHVEAAIRETIGAAPVDSLLDLGTGTGRMLELLAPLATRAVGIDQSPQMLSLARARIERSGLRNTQLRQGDLYALPVERNSYDLVILHQVLHYLDDPSRAIREATRALRPGGRLVIVDFAPHNEETLREAHAHRRLGFAHEEITGMMSDAGLDVLVERDLVPDTHEGHKLTVSLWLGHDRRFISDAPPLMAQEVA, encoded by the coding sequence ATGCCCCAAAGTGAAGGCGCCCCTTTCGACATTGTGCTCGCCGCGCTCGCCGCCGCGGGCGAGGCGACGCGCCTGCGGCTTGTCGCGCTTCTCTCCGAAGTCGAACTGACGGTGTCCGAACTCGTCACCATTCTGGGTCAGTCGCAGCCGCGTGTCTCCCGCCATTTGAAGCTTCTGGTCGAAGCGGGGCTCGTCGAGCGTCATCGCGAAGGTGCCTGGGCCTTTTTTCACGTTCCGCATGGCGGTGCGGGTGCCTCGCTCGTTCGCGACATCCTCGCCCGTTTCAAAGGCGACGATCCGGTTTTGACGGCTGACCGCGCGCGCCTGCAGGAGGTGCGTCATGCGCGGGCCGAACAGGCGGCGCGTTATTTCGCGGCGCAGGCGGGCAATTGGGATCGGCTTCGCGCCATGCATGTCGCCGAGGAGCATGTCGAGGCCGCCATTCGCGAAACCATTGGCGCAGCGCCCGTCGATTCGCTGCTCGATCTCGGGACCGGCACCGGCCGCATGCTGGAACTGCTCGCGCCGCTCGCAACCCGCGCGGTCGGCATAGATCAATCGCCGCAAATGCTTTCACTCGCGCGAGCCAGAATCGAGCGCAGCGGGCTGCGCAATACGCAATTGCGCCAGGGCGATCTCTATGCCCTGCCGGTCGAACGCAATTCCTACGATCTCGTGATCCTGCATCAAGTCTTGCATTATCTCGACGATCCGTCGCGCGCGATCCGCGAGGCCACGCGAGCCTTACGGCCAGGAGGCCGGCTCGTCATCGTCGATTTCGCGCCTCACAATGAAGAGACTTTGCGCGAGGCCCATGCGCATCGCCGCCTTGGCTTCGCGCATGAGGAGATCACCGGCATGATGAGCGACGCCGGCCTCGATGTGCTCGTCGAACGCGATCTCGTGCCGGATACGCACGAAGGCCATAAGCTCACCGTGTCCTTGTGGCTCGGCCATGACCGCCGCTTCATCTCGGATGCGCCGCCCTTGATGGCGCAGGAGGTTGCCTGA
- the metF gene encoding methylenetetrahydrofolate reductase [NAD(P)H], whose amino-acid sequence MLEPLPAVPPRASRTHCPDICVSFEFFPPKTDEMEKTLWESIKRLAPLGPSFVSVTYGAGGSTRERTHATVARILKETSIKPAAHLTCVAASRDEVDRVVRDYWDIGVRHIVALRGDCQDGNGWVPHPQGYKTSTELVAGIRRIGDFEISVSAYPERHPESKSVDADIDVLKAKIDAGATRAITQFFFENDVYLRYLDKVRAHGIHIPIVPGIVPVQNFNLTAGFAKKAGASIPQWLADRFEGLEEDVTTRRLIAATVTAEQVLDLVDHGIRDFHFYTMNRADLVYAICHLLGLRPKSEQKAA is encoded by the coding sequence ATGCTTGAACCTCTGCCAGCCGTGCCGCCGCGCGCGAGCCGCACGCATTGCCCCGATATTTGCGTCTCCTTCGAATTCTTCCCCCCGAAGACAGATGAGATGGAGAAGACGCTATGGGAGTCGATCAAGCGCCTGGCACCGCTTGGCCCAAGCTTCGTCTCCGTGACTTATGGCGCAGGCGGTTCGACGCGCGAGCGCACGCATGCGACCGTCGCGCGGATTCTTAAAGAAACGTCGATCAAGCCCGCCGCGCACCTGACCTGCGTCGCAGCCAGCCGCGACGAAGTCGATAGAGTTGTGCGCGATTATTGGGACATAGGCGTCCGCCATATCGTCGCATTGCGGGGCGACTGCCAGGACGGAAACGGATGGGTTCCGCATCCGCAAGGCTATAAGACCTCGACCGAGCTTGTCGCGGGCATCCGCCGCATCGGCGATTTCGAGATTTCGGTCTCCGCCTATCCGGAGCGCCATCCCGAAAGCAAATCGGTCGACGCCGATATAGATGTGTTGAAGGCCAAGATCGATGCGGGCGCGACGCGCGCCATCACCCAGTTCTTTTTCGAAAACGATGTCTATTTGCGCTATCTCGACAAGGTCCGCGCGCATGGCATCCATATTCCGATCGTGCCCGGCATCGTGCCGGTGCAGAATTTCAATCTCACCGCCGGTTTCGCGAAGAAGGCCGGAGCCTCGATTCCACAATGGCTGGCCGATCGCTTCGAAGGCCTTGAAGAGGATGTGACGACGCGCCGCCTCATCGCCGCGACCGTCACCGCCGAGCAAGTGCTCGATCTCGTCGATCACGGCATCCGCGATTTTCATTTCTACACGATGAACCGCGCCGATCTCGTCTATGCCATCTGCCATCTCTTGGGGCTCAGGCCAAAATCCGAACAGAAAGCCGCCTGA
- the metH gene encoding methionine synthase, whose translation MKESDTFAALRAAAREKILVLDGAMGTMIQQHKFTEADFRAERFADWPRDLRGNNDLLVLTQPHAIRAIHLAYCDAGADIIATNTFSSTRIAQADYGMERLVPELNFEAARLACEAAHESEERHGRRHFVAGALGPTNRTASISPDVNNPGFRAVSFDELRDAYAEAARALIEGGVDILIVETIFDTLNAKAALVGIDQVFDDMGKKLPVMISGTITDLSGRTLSGQTPTAFWNSLRHAKPFTIGLNCALGAREMRAHLAEISRIADTYVCAYPNAGLPNEFGLYDESPEYMASLIGEFAESGLVNIVGGCCGTTPPHIHAIAKRVVGIAPRKIPEIVPLLRLSGLEPFALTKEIRFVNVGERTNVTGSAKFRKLIKEGDFSAALDVARDQVVAGAQVIDINMDEGLLDSEKAMVDFLNLVAAEPDIARVPVMVDSSKFQVIESGLKCIQGKPIVNSISMKEGEEKFVEVAKLVRRYGAAVVVMAFDEQGQADTCARKIEICSRAYKILTETVGFPPEDIIFDPNIFAVATGIEEHNNYGVDFIEATREVRKRFPLVHISGGVSNLSFSFRGNEMVRQAMHSVFLYHAISAGMDMGIVNAGQLSVYEDIDPELRDACEDVVLNRRPDGTERLLALAERFKGQGTERAEKDLVWRSEPVEKRLEHALVNGITEFIDADTEEARAKSTRPLDVIEGPLMAGMNVVGDLFGSGKMFLPQVVKSARVMKQAVAYLMPYMEEEKRKNGGAERKNAGKILMATVKGDVHDIGKNIVGVVLACNNYEIIDLGVMVPCAKILDVARTEKVDAIGLSGLITPSLDEMCFVASEMEREGFSMPLLIGGATTSRVHTAVKINPNYTKGQTVYVTDASRAVGVVQNLFSPAARGPYIEAIKTEYENVAEAHMRNEAEKNRQPLPRARANALKLDWAAYEPPHPTFLGTRIFRTYDVAELVPYIDWTPFFQTWEMRGRYPDILSDPEKGAAAQQLFDDAQAMLARIVEEHWFDPKAVIGFWPANAIGDDIKLYTGESRSEVLATFHTLRQQLSKRDGRPNIAMSDYIAPVESLKPDYLGGFVVTAGAREEKIADRFAKANDDYGSIMVKALADRIAEAFAERMHERVRKEFWAYAPDEALAPDELITEPYRGIRPAPGYPAQPDHTEKATLFRLLEPERRIGVTLTESFAMWPGSSVSGLYLSHPDARYFGVAKIERDQVEDYALRKGMDFAEMERWLAPILNYDPARHAKAAAE comes from the coding sequence ATGAAAGAATCCGATACATTCGCTGCCCTGCGCGCGGCAGCGCGCGAAAAAATCCTGGTGCTCGACGGCGCCATGGGCACGATGATCCAGCAGCACAAATTCACCGAGGCCGATTTCCGCGCTGAGCGTTTCGCCGATTGGCCGCGCGATCTGCGCGGCAATAACGATCTTCTGGTGCTGACCCAGCCGCATGCGATCCGCGCCATCCATCTCGCCTATTGCGACGCGGGCGCCGACATTATCGCGACGAACACGTTTTCGTCGACGCGGATCGCGCAGGCCGATTACGGCATGGAAAGGCTTGTGCCCGAATTGAATTTCGAGGCGGCACGGCTCGCCTGCGAGGCCGCGCATGAGTCGGAAGAAAGACACGGCCGCCGTCATTTCGTGGCAGGTGCACTTGGCCCGACGAACCGCACCGCGTCGATCTCGCCCGACGTCAATAATCCGGGCTTTCGCGCCGTCAGTTTCGACGAATTGCGCGATGCCTATGCCGAAGCGGCACGCGCGCTGATCGAAGGCGGCGTCGATATTCTGATCGTCGAAACCATCTTCGACACGCTGAACGCCAAAGCGGCGTTGGTCGGCATCGATCAGGTTTTCGATGATATGGGCAAGAAACTGCCCGTCATGATCTCCGGCACGATCACCGATTTGTCCGGCCGGACCTTGTCGGGCCAGACGCCGACGGCCTTCTGGAACTCGCTGCGCCACGCCAAGCCCTTCACCATCGGCTTGAATTGCGCGCTCGGCGCAAGAGAGATGCGGGCGCATCTCGCCGAAATTTCGCGCATCGCCGATACCTATGTCTGCGCCTATCCGAACGCCGGCCTGCCGAATGAATTCGGCCTCTATGATGAAAGCCCTGAGTACATGGCCTCGCTCATCGGCGAATTCGCGGAGAGTGGCCTCGTCAATATTGTCGGCGGCTGTTGCGGCACGACGCCGCCGCATATTCATGCGATCGCCAAGCGTGTCGTAGGCATTGCGCCGCGCAAGATCCCGGAGATCGTGCCGCTCCTGCGTCTCTCGGGCCTTGAGCCTTTTGCGCTGACGAAGGAAATCCGCTTCGTCAATGTCGGCGAGCGCACGAATGTCACGGGCTCGGCCAAATTCCGCAAGCTCATCAAGGAAGGCGATTTTTCGGCGGCGCTTGATGTCGCGCGCGATCAGGTCGTGGCCGGCGCGCAAGTCATCGACATCAACATGGACGAAGGCCTGCTCGATTCCGAAAAGGCCATGGTCGACTTCCTCAATCTCGTCGCCGCCGAACCGGACATTGCGCGCGTGCCGGTGATGGTCGATTCGTCCAAATTCCAAGTGATCGAATCCGGCCTTAAATGCATCCAGGGCAAGCCCATCGTCAATTCGATCTCGATGAAGGAAGGCGAAGAGAAATTCGTCGAAGTCGCGAAGCTCGTGCGCCGCTATGGCGCCGCCGTCGTCGTGATGGCCTTCGACGAGCAAGGCCAAGCCGATACGTGCGCGCGGAAAATCGAGATTTGCTCACGCGCCTATAAAATTCTGACCGAGACAGTCGGCTTTCCGCCTGAAGACATTATCTTCGATCCGAATATTTTCGCAGTCGCGACCGGCATCGAAGAGCATAATAATTATGGCGTCGATTTCATCGAAGCCACGCGGGAAGTCCGAAAAAGATTCCCCCTGGTCCACATCTCCGGCGGCGTCTCCAATCTCTCCTTCTCGTTTCGCGGCAACGAGATGGTCCGTCAGGCCATGCATTCGGTCTTTCTCTACCACGCCATCTCAGCCGGCATGGATATGGGCATCGTCAATGCCGGCCAGCTTTCGGTCTATGAAGATATAGATCCAGAGCTACGCGACGCCTGCGAGGATGTTGTCCTCAACCGCCGCCCCGACGGCACGGAACGCCTGCTGGCGCTCGCCGAGCGCTTCAAAGGCCAAGGGACGGAGAGGGCTGAGAAGGATCTCGTCTGGCGCAGTGAGCCGGTCGAGAAGCGGCTTGAACATGCGCTCGTCAATGGCATCACCGAATTCATCGACGCCGACACGGAAGAGGCACGGGCCAAATCCACGCGTCCGCTCGATGTGATCGAAGGCCCGCTGATGGCCGGCATGAATGTCGTCGGCGATCTTTTCGGCTCCGGCAAAATGTTTCTGCCGCAAGTGGTGAAGTCCGCCCGCGTGATGAAACAGGCCGTTGCCTATCTGATGCCTTATATGGAAGAGGAAAAACGCAAGAATGGCGGTGCCGAGCGCAAAAATGCCGGCAAGATCCTGATGGCGACCGTCAAGGGCGACGTGCATGACATCGGCAAGAATATCGTCGGCGTCGTGCTGGCCTGCAACAATTACGAGATCATTGATCTTGGCGTGATGGTGCCTTGCGCGAAGATTCTCGATGTGGCGCGTACGGAAAAAGTCGATGCCATTGGGCTCTCCGGCCTCATCACGCCCTCGCTCGATGAAATGTGTTTCGTCGCCTCCGAGATGGAGCGCGAAGGCTTCAGCATGCCGCTGCTCATCGGAGGCGCGACGACGAGCCGCGTCCATACGGCCGTCAAGATCAATCCGAATTACACCAAGGGCCAGACGGTCTATGTGACCGATGCGAGCCGTGCCGTCGGCGTCGTGCAGAACCTGTTCTCGCCGGCCGCGCGGGGCCCTTATATCGAGGCTATCAAGACCGAATATGAAAATGTCGCCGAGGCGCATATGCGCAACGAGGCGGAAAAGAACCGCCAGCCCTTGCCGCGCGCCCGGGCCAATGCGTTGAAGCTCGATTGGGCCGCCTATGAGCCGCCGCACCCAACATTTCTGGGCACGCGGATATTCCGTACTTATGACGTCGCCGAGCTCGTTCCCTATATCGATTGGACACCCTTCTTCCAGACCTGGGAAATGCGCGGACGCTATCCCGATATCCTAAGCGATCCTGAAAAGGGCGCTGCCGCGCAGCAATTGTTCGACGATGCGCAAGCGATGCTGGCGCGGATCGTCGAGGAACATTGGTTCGATCCGAAAGCCGTCATCGGCTTCTGGCCTGCCAATGCAATTGGCGACGACATCAAGCTTTATACGGGTGAGTCGCGCAGCGAGGTGCTCGCGACCTTCCATACCTTGCGTCAGCAATTATCAAAACGCGACGGGCGGCCGAATATTGCCATGTCCGATTATATCGCGCCGGTCGAAAGCCTGAAGCCGGATTATCTCGGCGGCTTCGTCGTCACCGCCGGTGCGCGTGAAGAGAAGATCGCGGATCGTTTCGCCAAGGCGAATGACGATTATGGGTCGATCATGGTGAAGGCGCTCGCCGACCGCATCGCCGAGGCTTTTGCTGAGCGCATGCACGAGCGCGTGCGCAAGGAATTCTGGGCCTATGCGCCGGACGAGGCGCTCGCGCCCGATGAATTGATCACCGAGCCCTATCGCGGCATCAGGCCGGCGCCAGGCTATCCGGCACAGCCCGACCATACCGAAAAGGCGACCTTGTTCCGCCTGCTCGAGCCGGAACGCCGCATCGGCGTCACGCTGACCGAAAGTTTCGCGATGTGGCCGGGCTCGTCGGTCTCGGGGCTTTATCTCTCGCATCCGGATGCGCGCTATTTCGGCGTCGCCAAGATCGAACGCGATCAGGTCGAAGATTATGCTTTGCGCAAAGGCATGGATTTCGCGGAGATGGAACGCTGGCTCGCACCGATCCTCAATTACGATCCAGCGCGTCACGCAAAAGCGGCAGCGGAGTGA
- a CDS encoding HepT-like ribonuclease domain-containing protein, which yields MGEAVKHLPDDLKSDHPEIPWARMTAVRNYIAHGYFSVDDVILFETIRQELQPLLPQLEAILHKHNQEWKE from the coding sequence ATGGGGGAAGCGGTGAAACATCTGCCAGACGATCTAAAATCCGATCATCCAGAAATTCCGTGGGCGCGAATGACCGCGGTGCGAAATTACATAGCTCACGGCTATTTCAGCGTGGACGATGTCATCCTGTTCGAGACGATCAGGCAAGAGTTACAACCTTTGCTTCCACAACTTGAAGCGATCTTGCATAAGCATAATCAAGAATGGAAAGAGTGA
- a CDS encoding nucleotidyltransferase domain-containing protein codes for MSERDEIIATLRAALPDLRKRWPIHSLALFGSMARGDATEKSDVDLLVEFDKPIPFSIISRLSRNLRD; via the coding sequence ATGAGCGAAAGAGATGAGATCATCGCGACTTTACGCGCTGCCCTGCCGGACCTCCGGAAGCGTTGGCCGATCCACTCGCTCGCGCTTTTCGGCTCGATGGCGCGCGGGGACGCGACCGAGAAGAGTGATGTCGATCTTCTCGTCGAGTTCGATAAGCCGATCCCGTTTTCCATCATTTCTCGCTTGAGCAGGAACTTGAGAGATTGA
- the hisG gene encoding ATP phosphoribosyltransferase, whose protein sequence is MSGAQPFVLAVPSKGRLQENAAAFFGRAGLTLVQGRGARDYRGTLAGIEGVEVAFVSASEIVSQLAAGTAHMGVTGEDLVRETLPDADAKLVLLTPLGFGYANVVVAVPQAWIDVKTMADLEDVAAAFRARRGERMRVATKYLNLTRRFFAERHVTDYRIVESLGATEGAPAAGQAELIVDITTTGATLAANALKILDDGVMLRSEANLVASLTAPWDDKTKETARILLSRIVAEEEARTTREVSTVLAKFEAEQQIDAQAIFAARMRLHAPDGRLVLNCPKEKVAALADWLIGQGADHVAVTAQDYVFSAVNPLYEKLVAKLYK, encoded by the coding sequence ATGAGTGGGGCTCAGCCTTTCGTCCTTGCCGTACCCTCGAAGGGGCGGTTGCAGGAAAATGCCGCGGCCTTCTTCGGCCGCGCCGGGCTGACGCTCGTGCAAGGCCGCGGCGCGCGCGATTATCGCGGCACGCTCGCAGGCATCGAGGGCGTTGAAGTGGCCTTCGTCTCGGCATCCGAGATCGTGTCGCAGCTCGCGGCCGGCACCGCGCATATGGGCGTGACGGGCGAAGATCTCGTGCGCGAAACATTGCCTGATGCCGATGCGAAGCTTGTGCTTCTGACGCCGCTCGGTTTTGGCTATGCGAATGTCGTCGTCGCCGTGCCGCAGGCCTGGATCGACGTGAAGACCATGGCCGATCTCGAAGATGTCGCGGCGGCCTTTCGCGCGCGCCGTGGCGAGCGCATGCGGGTCGCGACCAAATATCTCAATCTCACGCGGCGGTTTTTCGCCGAGCGCCATGTCACCGATTACCGGATCGTCGAAAGCTTGGGAGCGACCGAAGGCGCACCTGCGGCGGGGCAGGCCGAACTCATTGTCGATATCACGACGACAGGCGCGACGCTCGCCGCCAATGCGCTGAAGATTTTGGACGATGGCGTCATGCTGCGGTCCGAAGCCAATCTCGTGGCGTCGCTGACGGCGCCATGGGACGACAAGACCAAAGAGACAGCGCGCATTCTTCTCTCGCGGATCGTCGCCGAAGAGGAAGCCCGCACGACCCGCGAAGTCTCGACGGTGCTCGCAAAGTTCGAGGCCGAGCAACAGATCGACGCGCAGGCGATATTTGCCGCCCGGATGCGCCTGCACGCGCCGGATGGGCGCCTTGTTTTGAATTGCCCCAAAGAAAAGGTGGCGGCGCTCGCCGATTGGCTCATCGGCCAAGGCGCGGACCATGTCGCTGTGACGGCGCAGGATTACGTGTTTTCCGCCGTCAATCCGCTTTACGAGAAGCTCGTCGCAAAGCTATATAAATAA